The proteins below are encoded in one region of Peptoniphilus sp. GNH:
- a CDS encoding rubrerythrin family protein → MAKNLKGTQTAINLMKSFAGECQANRRYTFYAKQAEKDGYIQIRDIFTETARNESEHAKRFFKFLQAGGFGGETIEITSSFPVELTDTKANLKAAAAGENEEATSMYPEFAKVAKEEGFEDIAKAFTEIGEVEEAHEERYLKLLKNIEEGKVFERDEVVRWHCLNCGYIHEGKSAPEVCPACAHPQKYFELWVEAY, encoded by the coding sequence ATGGCTAAAAATTTAAAAGGTACACAAACAGCAATAAATCTTATGAAGTCTTTCGCAGGTGAATGTCAAGCTAATAGACGTTACACCTTCTATGCAAAGCAAGCTGAAAAAGATGGCTACATTCAAATAAGGGATATCTTTACCGAAACTGCAAGGAATGAATCTGAACACGCAAAGAGATTTTTCAAATTCCTACAAGCAGGTGGTTTTGGTGGAGAGACTATTGAAATTACTTCATCTTTCCCAGTTGAACTTACAGACACTAAGGCCAACTTAAAGGCTGCAGCTGCTGGAGAAAATGAAGAAGCGACTTCAATGTATCCTGAATTCGCAAAGGTTGCAAAGGAAGAAGGCTTTGAAGATATTGCTAAAGCTTTTACTGAAATCGGTGAAGTTGAAGAAGCCCACGAAGAAAGATACTTGAAACTTCTAAAAAATATCGAAGAAGGAAAGGTATTTGAAAGGGACGAAGTTGTGAGATGGCACTGCCTAAACTGTGGTTATATCCACGAAGGAAAATCAGCTCCAGAAGTTTGTCCTGCATGTGCGCACCCACAAAAGTACTTCGAACTTTGGGTTGAAGCTTACTAA